In Candidatus Schekmanbacteria bacterium, a genomic segment contains:
- a CDS encoding septum formation initiator family protein has translation RTSIRKKAPKFCLLIFITYFFLIAYLFFGTDNGYFKIKKLEQREKYLENKISYLKRENQELREKIRMAQTDPFWIEKLGREELDLVRDGEIVFKIMKQKR, from the coding sequence TAAGAACTTCAATAAGAAAAAAAGCTCCAAAATTTTGTCTGTTGATTTTTATTACCTATTTTTTTCTTATTGCCTACCTATTCTTTGGAACAGACAATGGATATTTTAAAATTAAAAAACTCGAGCAAAGAGAGAAGTATCTCGAGAATAAAATCAGCTATTTAAAGAGGGAAAATCAAGAACTTAGAGAGAAGATAAGGATGGCTCAAACTGACCCTTTCTGGATTGAAAAATTGGGCCGAGAAGAGCTGGACCTCGTCCGTGACGGCGAAATAGTTTTCAAAATTATGAAGCAGAAGAGATGA